From Eptesicus fuscus isolate TK198812 chromosome 13, DD_ASM_mEF_20220401, whole genome shotgun sequence, the proteins below share one genomic window:
- the OMP gene encoding olfactory marker protein: MAEDGPKQPQVSMPLVPDETLTKQMRLRVESLKQRGEKRQDGEKLLRPAEFVYRLDFTRQQKLQFERWDVLLDKPGKVTITGTSQNWTPDLTNLMTRQLLEPAAIFWRMESSDAVDWNEADAQEFGERLSELAKIRKVMYFLITFGEGMEPANLKASVVFNQL, encoded by the coding sequence ATGGCGGAGGACGGGCCTAAGCAGCCGCAGGTCAGCATGCCGCTGGTCCCGGACGAGACCCTGACCAAGCAGATGCGGCTGCGCGTGGAGAGCCTGAAGCAGCGCGGGGAGAAGCGCCAGGACGGGGAGAAGCTGCTGCGGCCGGCGGAGTTCGTGTACCGCCTCGACTTCACCCGGCAGCAGAAGCTGCAGTTTGAGCGCTGGGACGTCCTGCTGGACAAGCCGGGCAAGGTCACCATCACGGGCACCTCCCAGAACTGGACGCCTGACCTCACCAACCTCATGACGCGCCAGCTGCTGGAACCCGCTGCCATCTTCTGGCGCATGGAGAGCTCGGATGCCGTGGACTGGAACGAGGCCGACGCCCAGGAGTTCGGGGAGCGCCTGTCGGAACTGGCCAAGATCCGCAAGGTCATGTACTTCCTCATCACCTTCGGCGAGGGCATGGAGCCGGCCAACCTCAAGGCCTCCGTGGTCTTTAACCAGCTCTGA